One region of Eupeodes corollae chromosome 1, idEupCoro1.1, whole genome shotgun sequence genomic DNA includes:
- the LOC129939616 gene encoding ankyrin repeat and KH domain-containing protein mask isoform X6 yields the protein MRCASSPRDKTIFSRTLIAACNDNDVNTVRRLLGKGNININESTDDGESLLSMACSAGYYELAQVLLAMSAAQVEDKGQKDCTPLMEAASAGHLDIVKLLLSHNADVNAHCATGNTPLMFACAGGHCDVVKELLKHGANVEEQNENGHTPLMEAASAGHVEVAKVLLEHGAGINTHSNEFKESALTLACYKGHLNMVRFLLQAGADQEHKTDEMHTALMEASMDGHVEVARLLLDSGAQVNMPTDSFESPLTLAACGGHVELATLLIERGANIEEVNDEGYTPLMEAAREGHEEMVALLLNKGANINATTEETQETALTLACCGGFMEVAEFLIKEGANLELGASTPLMEAAQEGHTDLVRFLLQNKANVHAETQTGDTALTHAAENGHTDAAEVLLSYGAELEHESEGGRTPLMKACRAGHLCTVKFLIQKGADVNKQTTSNDHTPLSLACAGGHQAVVELLLKSGADPYHKLKDNSTMLIEAAKGGHTRVVELLFKYPHLIQNHQNELQTNGINNAANNAGQLQLINIQQQKQLQQQLQQQLQQLSAPPGLHEVPEAVRVSNQQLFHQQQFPSVDYLDEPLIANSTEGFAIDPNSLNAQQQEALIAKSRLFHCFEQGFAHGVRSQSGIVNQLISSNNTPVTQTINQTHAGSSSVNCGTPSGTSTTISNTNTIKQKSLLRKNRQPPAPFELNLTSSEAQQVRSQPLGEDDISAGVVGVTPACLSTGTTSISNDEEKRRRRNMIRDFTKVKMVRDNKAPPSSLLPSFDVTSAGVGTIPAAPGAKDDPPNIPMLIASALQTGMNMTTTPDESTAVSDLFKPGSLNSLAPYTNTLLAPTSGITSSSLGGQTSSNNTTTTTTTQITTPSEVSQSTAISDRPKVKPVSKKDGKNLRKTVFPALLQQNQMVSIYNNLPLLLTSESNKIDRNQQAFMRGVMAAKIDQYKLNNTPMPGTPSTSTGGETGPIPYCLQHNLIGSQTLHEALQAACSQASSSMVQSIDSRDMPPNITSGSCESINSIGSSLANEPEDYNVGVNTQFKMLQMVAAQMPNYPMQKTIQRLFVDHPKSPTESPPASSAFNQDCSGIDGNEPGGTETISVCEVASTPSVGSNTATKRSATVEEYEEDEDEDIDDDDDEEDDEDDEDDDEDDEDEDEEEENDDEENEDDEDEVDDDEEDIELDSPTKSRKLSHRLGNLILSNVALKPDDITQALCDFRPDLHATDLVQVFPQIGNYKSGTLTNLQQQFSTQQVYSLGAATFAQNEDHFRMYDNTDDDCEIYAPLGETLEQFNAEDDGSRDRIYDITVDEIFQVIHDPSLQELTTNLNCSELADIGLNSICKTRWNGHAQHLQSAGSTNMCLSSEENEQQRQTSQLLLDYQLQQQIQQVEDLQICNQLQNQLQQTTLALTPIATDSDSIGILALPNSQVDMQQLQHQQSANGQTLSQTILQSSGSQQIIQQQTQHILSSDAQQQTNYVFNVDPEKPSPSLQLLFQLPSVQQQKQQIQSAASIISAQQQMQQHQQQHQQQHQQQHQQQQQHQQQQHQQQQQQQHQQQQQLQHQQQQQQQQQQHIHQQQQQQQQQCNTVQEIGPSGVICQPVVQTNQVTQTNLILQQQAALAQQVINQQVLKQKQHQQQQQLLQFQQQQQQQQPQSCSQHTQQVQVATQTQPAVNRNASTSQFCPSIPISADVSIGVCTITSQQQQQQQQQQQQQQQQQQQQHQQQQQQQQQQQQQQQQQIQQQQQIQLQQQTLTTTTKSSGGIAKKAIDKASRKDRNRYSLLRQTPAGSQANTTTQQYQQAVTTVATTPDKIIDVDSETDSNHDTALTLACAGGHEELVELLINRGANIEHRDKKGFTPLILAATAGHEKVVDILLKHGAELEAQSERTKDTPLSLACSGGRYEVVELLLSVSANKEHRNVSDYTPLSLAASGGYVNIIKLLLSNGAEINSRTGSKLGISPLMLAAMNGHTAAVKLLLDQGSDINAQIETNRNTALTLACFQGRHEVVSLLLDRKANVEHRAKTGLTPLMEAASGGYIDVGRVLLDKGADVNAAPVPTSRDTALTIAADKGHLKFVELLLSRGASVEVKNKKGNSPLWLAAHGGHLSVVEILYNHNADIDSQDNRRVSCLMAAFRKGHTKVVKWMVQYVTQFPSDQEMNRFISTISDKELLEKCYDCVNIIRAAKEAQAVKANKNASILLEELDMERTREESRRAAAARRRERKKKKKMEKKEEKRRLLEGSNGNENAGEGCDKDSDKEDDSDKEDEAADEEDDVVNHNPYREEGDSGIDQGSCSSTDLKAANSQPDKSNKNKNKKKKNANRNSNSPTPNPGPSGGSQNGDEPLPTRKKKEEAPAASTSNKHKKAADPPTATKIVESKLPKVVQQQTPAQSHVAPEVPEKPSSNKREENKRKEAKDSLKQREKENLAPKDEAVISQQAPSTRKHSDKKPIAATDASVSSHNTVTVAASGISAQKQHGNSAEGSGRKSMIFSSRHVNAAGSEKDDTAHSQKSHRVGGSAQHEEQHSTSKVSPLKPQTGSTSSGSVAAKRGEDGWKEVVRKSSTQQQTSSNSSSTPSSVPTEMTCKKVQVPVNAISRVIGRAGSNINAIRATTGAHIEVEKQGKNQSERSITIKGLHDATKQAHMLISALIKDPDVDILQMLPRINPNIKPLPLVVNSWDKNTPLTQSSSSSTFSGSSSVTTTSSMSYAAKHGTSSTKSTSLSSQASSTSSKSATSVFSQQSTTKTSSSSATVVSSSRSQPGGVPAKGFCFQQNPRVSSSSSSSTSSTQKSRNVTSSDSLSSATKTTTTYTNVIMSQRNVVSKNQIPTQVLTQPFASAAAAASGGQTFAAKLTSSNNHNTSGGEKRSGSGVANPQQIASNLLNMMSSSYHSSPKKNASKAPTNNSNSMNNLNTLAGPIGTFNVAEAAVSMAVAASAAQQAQSQAPVRSVTPIGQQAIVASSQALTTQRNTSPSPVMISIQSHVPVAATGSMTTPASQVATSVSVKTPAIVPPLQSKIGSEYSLFNDTYQNQWENKPMYNSTNSDSIPKADASKAPGYNRGNVISSPVSSKASSNSTSPPGNSVIAVQPTNLNILPVSVSATSPGNGVVSSIAGAVVSGQQQQQQQQQQQQQQSLSIVSSMPTITTSTSINVVNESELSSVLKPIVGSGQSLGGSVVQPAIAPPPSGLAIQRPTGGQQHRPATSQIETPVMNFGPIGSNSNRNAPGAVGDHVQGSSSASRYYDQMAQSNLSHQMNFNVDSLMPGYHMGTGGSGGNGASAPSMGGPATGPMNNSSNPLHMSRLNPRASVFSQPNKSNQQLGGGASGGSMFHQNIANMVIGGGYNSGGQKQLGGLTAAPGRPQSQPQSGAAGRWYPQNDYSGYMPSTARELLNLENGLPNAMGGVTSGSPAAMSPNNPNLQASQGNGLMTQQMNQQQPPPNMQGNNDDMRKMPRPIGTERASWKYNNYPNMNSAGINSGVSLDADPNTASASGGNPVAMGGPMPPWMMDKSQNQQQQQQPPSAMNHPQNNWMKSQYRYYAGVGDYHQQDQFHIMDYHTTVPPPTVNQAQPMNLIPTFQYPHYVGHSDLNQMPDKIELWDHHDKNTWPSNWTN from the exons ATGAGATGTGCAAGTAGTCCAAGGGATAAAAC aattttcTCGCGTACTCTAATTGCTGCGTGCAATGATAACGACGTTAACACCGTACGAAGACTTTTGGgcaaaggaaatatcaatattAATGAATCCACTGATGATGGAGAATCTCTGCTCTCAATGGCTTGTTCAGCTGGTTATTATGAACTTGCTCAG gTTCTATTGGCAATGTCAGCTGCGCAAGTAGAGGATAAAGGGCAGAAGGATTGTACACCTCTAATGGAAGCAGCTTCGGCTGGTCATCTTGATATTGTTAAACTTTTGCTTAGCCATAATGCTGATGTTAATGCTCATTGTGCCACAGGTAATACGCCACTGATGTTTGCATGTGCCGGTGGCCATTGCGATGTGGTAAAAGAGCTACTTAAACATGGGGCAAATGTTGAAGAACAAAACGAAAATGGCCATACACCATTAATGGAAGCAGCATCAGCTGGGCATGTTGAAGTTGCCAAG gtCCTTCTCGAACATGGGGCAGGAATAAACACCCATTCGAATGAGTTCAAGGAAAGTGCTCTTACTTTGGCCTGCTATAAGGGCCACTTGAATATGGTCCGATTTCTATTGCAAGCTGGAGCAGATCAAGAACACAAGACAGACGAGATGCACACAGCTCTGATGGAAGCCTCAATGGATGGTCATGTGGAGGTGGCACGTTTACTGCTCGATTCGGGAGCACAGGTTAACATGCCAACCGATTCATTTGAATCACCTCTTACATTGGCCGCTTGTGGCGGTCACGTTGAATTGGCAACTTTACTCATTGAACGTGGGGCTAATATTGAAGAGGTAAATGATGAAGGCTACACACCCCTTATGGAAGCAGCAAGAGAAGGCCATGAGGAAATGGTGGCACTTCTGCTTAACAAGGGAGCCAACATCAACGCAACAACTGAGGAAACGCAAGAGACTGCTCTAACGCTAGCATGCTGTGGTGGTTTTATGGAAGTGGCTGAGTTTCTTATTAAAGAAGGCGCCAATTTGGAATTGGGCGCATCAACTCCTCTGATGGAAGCTGCCCAAGAAGGGCACACTGACCTGGTTCGATTCTTGTTgcaaaacaaagcaaatgtaCATGCCGAAACACAAACAGGAGATACAGCATTAACTCACGCAGCCGAAAATGGTCACACCGATGCCGCCGAAGTACTTCTTAGCTATGGAGCAGAGTTGGAGCATGAATCTGAAGGCGGTCGAACACCTTTAATGAAGGCGTGCCGTGCTGGTCACCTTTGTACTGTCAAATTCCTAATTCAAAAAGGGGCAGatgttaacaaacaaacaactaGTAATGATCATACACCCTTATCCCTGGCTTGCGCCGGCGGTCATCAAGCTGTTGTGGAGCTTTTGCTTAAAAGTGGGGCCGATCCCTACCATAAGCTTAAGGACAATAGCACAATGTTGATTGAAGCAGCAAAAGGTGGCCATACGCGTGTAGTTGAGTTGCTTTTCAAGTATCCCCATCTCATACAAAACCATCAGAACGAACTGCAGACTAATGGAATTAACAATGCTGCCAATAACGCTGGCCAGCTGCAGTTAATCAACATCCAACAGCAAAAACAATTGCAACAACAATTGCAGCAACAACTGCAGCAGCTTAGCGCTCCACCAGGTTTGCATGAGGTACCTGAGGCAGTAAGAGTTTCCAACCAACAACTATTCCACCAGCAACAATTTCCATCTGTGGATTATTTGGACGAGCCATTAATTGCCAATTCCACGGAAGGTTTTGCCATCGATCCGAATTCCTTAAATGCTCAGCAGCAAGAGGCCCTAATTGCAAAGAGCAGGCTATTTCATTGTTTCGAACAGGGGTTCGCTCACGGAGTGAGATCTCAATCAGGCATAGTAAACCAACTCATTAGCAGTAACAACACCCCTGTAACCCAAACTATAAATCAAACACATGCTGGTTCAAGTTCTGTCAATTGTGGAACTCCATCCGGAACATCAACTACCATCAGCAATACCAACACAATCAAGCAGAAGAGTCTATTACGTAAAAATCGCCAGCCTCCAGCTCCATTTGAACTAAATCTTACAAGCTCTGAAGCTCAGCAAGTGCGATCACAGCCTCTGGGCGAGGACGATATTTCTGCTGGTGTTGTTGGTGTTACTCCTGCATGTTTGTCAACTGGTACCACTTCGATATCTAATGATGAAGAGAAACGCAGAAGGCGAAATATGATCAGGGATTTCACAAAGGTAAAG ATGGTGCGTGACAATAAAGCGCCCCCTTCTTCATTACTTCCATCTTTTGATGTCACCAGTGCAGGAGTCGGAACAATTCCAGCTGCACCAG GTGCTAAAGATGATCCACCCAATATACCAATGTTGATTGCCTCAGCCTTGCAAACGGGAATGAATATGACAACCACTCCAGATGAATCGACCGCAGTGTCTGATCTGTTTAAACCAGGATCATTGAATTCTCTTGCACCTTACACCAATACCTTGCTCGCTCCAACTTCCGGTATTACGTCTTCATCGCTTGGTGGCCAAACCAGTAGCAATAACACAACTACAACAACCACAACTCAAATTACAACACCATCGGAAGTGTCCCAAAGTACAGCTATAAGTGATAGACCAAAGGTTAAGCCTGTTTCAAAGAAAGATGGCAAGAACCTGCGTAAAACTGTTTTTCCAGCTCTGTTGCAGCAAAATCAAATGGTTTCCATTTATAATAACTta ccatTGCTGTTGACATCAGAGTCAAATAAGATCGATAGAAATCAACAGGCGTTTATGAGAGGCGTAATGGCTGCTAAGATTGATcagtataaattaaataatactcCAATGCCTGGAACTCCGTCAACGTCTACTGGTGGCGAAACGGGACCCATTCCGTACTGCTTGCAGCACAATTTGATTGGTTCACAAACTTTGCACGAAGCTCTTCAGGCTGCTTGCTCTCAAGCATCTTCCTCTATGGTTCAATCGATTGATTCAAG GGATATGCCACCTAACATAACATCTGGTTCATGTGAATCGATAAATTCGATTGGTTCTTCATTGGCTAACGAACCCGAGGATTACAACGTAGGGGTAAATACTCAATTCAAAATGTTACAAATGGTCGCTGCACAAATGCCAAACTATCCAATGCAGAAGACTATTCAACGTTTGTTCGTCGATCATCCCAAATCACCAACTGAGTCACCACCAGCCAGCTCTGCGTTCAATCAAGACTGTAGTGGAATTGATGGCAACGAGCCCGGAGGCACAGAAACTATCAGTGTGTGTGAAGTTGCTTCGACTCCCAGCGTCGGAAGCAATACTGCAACCAAACGAAGCGCCACTGTCGAAGAGTATGAAGAGGATGAAGACGAGGACatagatgatgatgacgatgaagaagatGATGAGGATGACGAGGACGATGATGAGGACGATGAAGACGAGGATGAAGAGGAGGAAAATGATGACGAGGAGAACGAGGACGATGAAGATGAAgtcgatgatgatgaagaagacaTTGAACTGGATTCGCCAACAAAGAGCCGCAAATTGTCTCATCGATTAGGCAACTTGATTCTGTCCAATGTAGCCCTCAAGCCAGATGATATCACACAGGCCTTGTGTGATTTTCGTCCCGATCTTCATGCAACAGATTTGGTGCAAGTATTTCCTCAGATTGGCAACTACAAATCTGGAACCTTGACAAACCTCCAGCAACAATTCAGTACACAGCAGG TATATTCTCTTGGTGCAGCCACGTTTGCCCAAAATGAAGACCATTTTCGCATGTACGACAACACGGACGATGATTGCGAAATTTACGCCCCCTTGGGAGAGACTTTAGAGCAGTTCAACGCTGAAGACGATGGCAGTCGTGATCGAATCTATGACATCACAGTCGATGAAATATTTCAAGTCATTCACGACCCTTCATTGCAG GAACTAACAACTAATTTGAACTGCTCTGAATTGGCCGATATTGGTTTAAATTCTATTTGTAAGACACGTTGGAATGGACATGCTCAACATCTACAATCCGCAGGTTCCACCAACATGTGTCTTTCGTCTGAAGAAAACGAGCAACAGCGGCAAACCAGTCAGCTGCTTCTTGACTACCAATTGCAACAGCAGATTCAGCAAGTTGAAGATCTACAGATATGCAATCAATTACAA aaTCAACTTCAACAAACAACTCTCGCACTAACACCGATTGCTACGGATTCTGATTCAATTGGAATTCTGGCATTACCCAATAGCCAAGTTGATATGCAACAACTTCAGCATCAACAATCTGCCAATGGACAAACTCTATCTCAAACTATTTTGCAATCTTCTGGATCGCAGCAAATAATTCAACAACAAACGCAGCATATTTTGTCTAGTGATGCCCAACAACAGACAAACTATGTTTTTAATGTCGATCCAGAGAAGCCTTCTCCTTCACTGCAATTGCTCTTCCAACTGCCATCAGTCCAGCAACAGAAGCAACAAATACAATCTGCAGCATCTATAATATCAGCGCAACAGCAAATGCAGCAACAccaacagcaacatcaacaacaacaccaacaacaacatcaacaacaacaacagcatcagcaacaacagcatcagcaacagcagcaacaacaacatcagcaacaacaacaacttcaacaccagcagcaacagcagcagcaacaacaacagcatattcaccagcaacaacaacaacaacagcagcaatgTAATACTGTTCAAGAAATTGGACCGTCTGGAGTTATTTGTCAACCGGTTGTGCAAACTAACCAAGTGACTCAAACTAATCTTATTTTGCAACAACAAGCTGCTTTAGCCCAACAGGTAATAAATCAGCAGGTTCTGAAACAAAAGCaacaccagcagcagcagcagctcttacaattccaacaacaacaacaacagcagcaaccaCAGTCATGTTCGCAGCATACACag CAGGTTCAAGTGGCTACGCAAACTCAACCAGCAGTTAACAGAAACGCTTCAACAAGTCAATTTTGTCCTTCTATTCCGATATCTGCTGATGTTAGTATTGGCGTCTGCACTATAACATctcaacagcagcaacaacaacaacagcaacaacagcagcagcaacaacagcaacaacaacaacatcaacagcagcaacaacaacagcagcaacaacaacaacagcagcagcaacaaattcagcaacaacagcaaattCAACTGCAACAACAAACTCTTACCACCACAACGAAGTCCTCCGGAGGAATCGCAAAGAAGGCAATTGATAAAGCCTCGCGTAAAGATCGCAATCGATACTCATTACTTCGTCAAACTCCGGCAGGAAGTCAAG CTAACACCACTACTCAGCAATACCAACAAGCAGTTACAACTGTAGCTACAACACCCGATAAAATAATCGACGTTGACTCCGAAACTGACTCTAATCATGACACTGCCCTTACACTGGCATGCGCCGGTGGACATGAAGAGCTAGTTGAACTTCTTATAAATCGGGGTGCCAATATTGAACATCGTGATAAGAAGGGATTCACACCATTAATACTTGCTGCCACCGCTGGTCACGAAAAAGTAGTTGACATTCTTTTGAAGCATGGCGCTGAGCTAGAAGCTCAATCCGAGCGAACAAAAGACACTCCTCTGTCGCTAGCATGCTCTGGCGGACGGTATGAGGTAGTTGAACTTTTGCTTAGTGTCAGTGCAAACAAAGAACATCGAAATGTGTCAGATTACACGCCTTTGAGCCTGGCAGCTAGTGGTGGTTACGTGAATATCATAAAACTCTTGCTAAGCAATGGAGCCGAGATTAATTCGCGAACTGGCAGCAAGCTTGGCATTTCGCCTCTGATGTTGGCCGCTATGAACGGTCATACTGCAGCTGTGAAATTACTTCTTGATCAGGGTTCTGATATCAATGCCCAAATCGAGACAAATCGAAACACCGCTTTAACCCTTGCATGCTTTCAAGGACGTCACGAAGTGGTTAGTCTTTTATTGGATCGCAAAGCCAATGTTGAACATCGGGCTAAAACCGGCCTCACTCCGCTGATGGAAGCCGCTTCAGGTGGTTACATTGATGTAGGTAGAGTCTTGCTCGATAAAGGCGCCGATGTAAATGCAGCCCCAGTTCCGACATCACGTGATACAGCTTTAACAATTGCCGCCGATAAAGGTCATTTGAAATTCGTTGAACTGCTTTTGTCTCGTGGTGCTTCCGTTGAAGTGAagaacaaaaaaggaaactCTCCGCTTTGGTTGGCAGCTCACGGAGGTCATCTAAGTGTAGTTGAAATATTGTATAACCACAATGCCGATATCGACTCACAAGACAACCGCAGAGTATCATGCTTAATGGCTGCGTTTCGCAAGGGACACACCAAAGTGGTCAAGTGGATGGTTCAATATGTAACGCAATTCCCTTCTGACCAAGAAATGAATCGCTTCATTAGCACCATAAGTGATAAAGAATTGTTGGAGAAATGTTACGATTGTGTTAACATTATTCGAGCTGCAAAAGAAGCTCAGGCAGTTAAGGCAAACAAGAACGCGTCAATTTTGCTGGAAGAACTTGATATGGAACGTACTAGAGAAGAAAGCCGTCGGGCCGCAGCTGCTCGCCGACGAGAacgcaaaaagaagaagaaaatggagaagaaagaagaaaaacgaaGACTTCTCGAGGGTTCAAATGGGAACGAGAATGCCGGCGAGGGCTGTGATAAAGACTCTGATAAAGaggacgatagtgataaagaaGATGAAGCTGCTGATGAAGAAGACGACGTTGTAAACCATAATCCTTATCGCGAAGAAGGTGATTCTGGAATCGATCAGGGTTCCTGCTCCAGCACTGACCTCAAAGCAGCAAATTCTCAACCTGATAAAagcaacaagaacaaaaacaaaaagaagaagaacgcCAATCGTAATTCGAACAGCCCCACACCAAACCCCGGTCCGAGTGGTGGTAGCCAAAATGGTGATGAACCACTGCCGACAAGAAAGAAGAAGGAGGAAGCACCTGCTGCATCTACAagcaataaacacaaaaaagctGCTGATCCTCCTACTGCCACTAAAATCGTAGAATCCAAACTTCCGAAAGTAGTACAGCAGCAAACCCCGGCGCAATCACATGTTGCTCCTGAGGTGCCTGAAAAGCCATCTTCGAACAAGAGAGAGGAGAATAAACGCAAAGAAGCAAAGGATTCCCTTAAGCAGCGTGAAAAAGAGAATCTGGCTCCTAAGGATGAGGCGGTAATCAGCCAACAAGCACCATCTACCCGTAAACACTCTGATAAAAAGCCGATCGCCGCAACCGATGCAAGCGTGTCCTCACATAATACTGTCACAGTAGCTGCCAGCGGCATTTCAGCCCAAAAGCAACATGGTAATTCGGCAGAAGGAAGCGGCCGCAAGTCGATGATATTTTCATCCCGTCACGTGAATGCTGCGGGCTCTGAAAAAGACGATACTGCACATAGCCAGAAGTCGCACCGAGTTGGTGGTAGTGCCCAGCACGAAGAACAACACTCTACGTCTAAAGTGAGCCCCCTAAAACCGCAGACAGGATCGACAAGCAGTGGTAGTGTTGCTGCAAAGCGGGGAGAAGATGGTTGGAAGGAAGTTGTACGTAAGAGTTCCACTCAACAGCAAACTTCTTCAAATTCCTCGTCTACTCCCTCGTCCGTCCCAACTGAGATGACATGCAAGAAAGTCCAAGTTCCTGTTAATGCTATATCACGAGTAATTGGCCGTGCAGGCAGCAACATCAATGCTATTCGTGCCACAACTGGGGCACATATCGAAGTGGAAAAGCAAGGAAAAAACCAATCGGAGAGAAGCATTACAATCAAAGGTCTCCACGATGCTACAAAACAAGCTCACATGCTTATTTCAGCTTTGATCAAAGATCCAGACGTAGATATACTTCAGATGCTGCCACGAATCAATCCAAATATTAAACCGCTTCCATTGGTGGTTAATTCTTGGGACAAAAACACCCCACTGACGCAATCATCCTCTAGCAGCACGTTTAGTGGAAGTTCTTCGGTAACAACCACATCTTCGATGTCATACGCCGCAAAGCACGGCACTTCTTCTACAAAGTCTACATCCTTATCGTCGCAGGCAAGCAGCACCTCAAGCAAATCTGCAACCTCAGTATTCTCGCAGCAATCAACAACAAAGACTTCGAGCAGTTCAGCAACAGTAGTTAGTTCCTCCCGTTCGCAACCAGGTGGGGTTCCCGCAAAGGGATTCTGCTTCCAACAAAATCCTCGTGTTTCAAGCTCTTCATCATCTAGCACTTCATCCACTCAAAAATCTCGAAATGTTACTTCGAGCGATTCCTTGTCGAGCGCCACAAAGACGACAACCACATACACCAATGTCATAATGTCGCAAAGAAATGTCGTGTCCAAGAATCAGATCCCTACCCAGGTACTAACTCAACCTTTTGCTAGTGCAGCAGCTGCAGCTAGCGGTGGCCAGACGTTTGCCGCCAAGCTCACTTCTAGCAATAATCACAACACCAGTGGTGGAGAAAAACGATCCGGATCAGGAGTTGCTAACCCTCAACAAATAGCATCTAACCTATTGAACATGATGTCCAGCTCGTACCATAGTTCACCAAAGAAGAACGCAAGTAAGGCTCCAACAAATAATTCGAACAGTATGAATAATCTCAACACCCTGGCTGGTCCAATTGGTACGTTTAATGTAGCCGAGGCTGCTGTTAGCATGGCAGTGGCCGCCAGTGCAGCGCAGCAGGCACAGTCACAGGCCCCAGTCCGTTCCGTAACCCCTATAGGGCAACAAGCAATTGTGGCTAGTTCACAAGCATTAACAACTCAACGAAACACTTCCCCATCGCCAGTTATGATATCGATTCAGTCGCATGTGCCTGTTGCTGCAACTGGTTCAATGACAACACCTGCTTCGCAAGTTGCAACAAGTGTCTCCGTTAAGACTCCAGCTATTGTCCCGCCATTACAGTCGAAAATAGGCAGCGAGTACTCACTGTTCAATGACACTTATCAGAACCAATGGGAGAACAAACCAATGTACAATTCTACCAATAGTGATTCAATTCCCAAGGCTGATGCCTCGAAGGCACCTGGCTATAATCGGGGCAACGTTATAAGTTCTCCAGTGAGCTCGAAAGCATCAAGCAACTCGACATCTCCACCCGGCAATTCTGTGATTGCCGTTCAACCAACAAACCTAAATATTCTGCCAGTATCAGTAAGTGCCACATCCCCAGGCAATGGAGTTGTTTCCTCAATTGCGGGGGCTGTTGTAAGtggccaacaacaacaacagcaacaacagcagcagcagcagcaacaatcTTTGTCGATTGTCTCCTCGATGCCTACCATCACAACATCAACTTCTATTAACGTTGTTAATGAAAGCGAGTTGTCTAGCGTCCTAAAACCAATAGTAGGCAGTGGTCAAAGCCTGGGAGGGTCAGTTGTTCAACCGGCTATAGCTCCTCCTCCAAGTGGCTTAGCCATTCAAAGACCAACCGGTGGCCAGCAACATCGACCAGCTACATCTCAAATAGAGACGCCAGTTATGAATTTCGGTCCCATAGGATCTAATTCAAACCGAAACGCTCCAGGAGCTGTAGGGGATCATGTACAAGGTTCATCTTCTGCCAGCAGATACTACGACCAGATGGCACAATCAAATCTGTCACACCAAATGAACTTCAACGTGGATTCGTTAATGCCAGGTTACCATATGGGCACTGGTGGGAGTGGTGGTAATGGAGCATCGGCGCCATCAATGGGCGGGCCTGCTACTGGCCCCATGAACAATTCTTCTAATCCATTGCACATGTCACGCTTGAATCCTCGCGCATCGGTGTTCTCCCAGCCTAATAAATCAAATCAACAGCTAGGCGGAGGCGCTAGTGGAGGAAGTATGTTCCATCAGAATATTGCCAATATGGTTATTGGTGGAGGTTACAACAGTGGAGGGCAAAAGCAGTTGGGTGGTTTAACAGCCGCTCCAGGTCGCCCCCAGTCACAACCCCAATCTGGAGCAGCTGGACGCTGGTATCCACAGAACGATTATAGCGGTTATATGCCGTCGACGGCAAGGGAATTGCTTAATCTAGAAAACGGCTTACCCAATGCCATGGGTGGTGTTACAAGTGGATCGCCAGCTGCCATGTCCCCCAACAATCCAAATCTTCAAGCTTCGCAAGGAAATGGTTTGATGACCCAGCAAATGAACCAACAACAGCCGCCCCCAAATATGCAAGGCAACAACGATGACATGAGAAAAATGCCACGGCCCATAGGCACGGAGCGTGCTTCATGGAAATACAATAACTATCCGAACATGAATTCAGCTGGAATCAATAGTGGAGTTTCATTAGATGCAGATCCAAATACTGCATCGGCTAGTGGTGGCAATCCGGTAGCTATGGGCGGTCCAATGCCACCATGGATGATGGATAAGTcacaaaaccaacaacagcagcaacagcctCCATCGGCCATGAATCATCCTCAAAATAATTGGATGAAGTCGCAATACCGATATTATGCAGGTGTTGGGGATTATCATCAGCAAGATCAGTTCCAT ATTATGGATTATCATACAACTGTGCCTCCCCCGACTGTTAATCAGGCTCAGCCAATGAATCTTATCCCAACATTTCAATATCCGCATTATGTTGGACACTCGGATCTAAACCAGATGCCGGATAAAATCGAATTATGGGATCATCacgataaaaat acATGGCCCTCTAATTGGACTAATTAA